A region of Sphingobium baderi DNA encodes the following proteins:
- a CDS encoding translocation/assembly module TamB domain-containing protein — protein MADDQPVEATPKPPRPRRAWDGRWQRWVTAVLAALLLIVVGALAWLDTPSGHRFLVSRIAAISPPSGLRIRVERIDGSIYRRAVLHGLVLSDPKGRFFDAPRVELDWWPFAWLSNRLDIDRLVIPRATLHKLPRLNPSERQGPILPGFDIRLMQLSVDRLAIDRSITGRAQEATLSGDADIRGGRAIIDMSARVLNGEDALNITLDSRPDDDKFDLDVTMNAPKGGVLAVMAGLKQDANLRVHGKGSWTRWDGQFAGTLDAQPVIALDLTARKGRYSAKGSIEGPALAGNGLVERLSTPRLSVRAEGSMENRVIDGTLSLRSAAIDLTADGAIDLRNNALDNLLVDVKLSRPEALLRNMRGRDVVARIRLDGPFASPGYEYLLTAKQLVFDKTTISDVRADGKGRKAKNGPALIPVRLRARRLDGQGELVEGIFRNFALDGVLQLKGQQIISNPMEVRSDRLRGRLLMMADLKTGRYDFGLDGQINGLLIRGLGVVDLTSKLRAVPGPKGAFSLSGHALARMRRLDNSFLHSLGGGLPTLRSALALGPDGQLALHDLVLQSPLLSLNANGYRRRDGTFHFEGSGRHGQYGPLQLVLDGKIDRPAVDLVLHRPMDALGLSEVKARFDPDDTGYIFTAEGGSTLGPFTGNGAILLPQGGQAIVRVARLEVSGVTASGDIRPVTGGLDGQLAVVGPVTGTVGFRPVNAVQQLQLQLAANGAHFDGPTAIAVGRGKLDATILLDPDGTSIDATVQAQGLRVGGILLGRMAGTAKLVDGKGTVRGSLSGQRGRLFDLQGEAQVAPDRIRLSASGTIDRKPIRLTRAALLTRTQEGWHLSPATIRYAGGSLQLAGDLGSESVAIEARMQTLPLSLLDIAYDDLGLGGVATGTLSYAKPRGGMATGKVELRVRGLSRSGLSLSSRPVDVGVNAVLNQDRLATRMVFVSEGRTIGRAQALLTPLGRDGSLVERLNRAPFFAQLRYNGAADTLWRLTGVEIVDIVGPVNVTADIRGTLGEPVIAGTLATDNVAINSPVTGMRLSGVKAQGRFSGDRLVISSFAATARNGGSVTGTGSFTFKGTAGVGMDLALQADNATLLERDDLGATVTGPITLRSDGSGGTIGGNLKLIKSRFTLGRAAAVAQLPQLKVVEINRRGEELERPRGNAPWALAIKAQARNRLMVTGLGLDSEWRANLDLGGTVTNPAIAGTAQLVRGDYEFAGRRFELREGLIQFDGRTPVNPTLDITAEADVSDLTASIHVGGTGLSPDISFTSVPALPQDELLSRILFGTSITNLSAPEALQLASAVGSLQGQGGLDPINAVRRAAGLDRLRIIAADPTQGQGTSIAAGKYLTRKTYVELITDGQGYSATRIEYQVTRWLSLLGAISTLGRESANVRVSKDY, from the coding sequence ATGGCGGACGATCAGCCCGTGGAAGCGACCCCCAAGCCGCCCCGGCCCCGCCGGGCATGGGACGGGCGGTGGCAACGGTGGGTGACGGCTGTCCTCGCCGCGTTGCTGCTGATCGTGGTGGGCGCGCTGGCATGGCTGGATACGCCTTCCGGGCATCGCTTCCTCGTGTCGCGGATTGCCGCCATCAGCCCGCCTTCGGGCCTGCGTATCCGGGTCGAACGGATCGATGGCAGCATCTATCGCCGGGCGGTGCTGCACGGGCTGGTGTTGTCCGATCCCAAGGGCCGCTTTTTTGACGCGCCAAGGGTGGAGCTGGACTGGTGGCCCTTTGCCTGGCTGTCGAACCGGCTGGATATCGACCGGCTGGTGATCCCGCGCGCGACGCTGCACAAATTGCCCAGGCTCAACCCGAGCGAGCGGCAGGGGCCGATATTGCCGGGCTTCGACATTCGCCTGATGCAGTTGTCGGTGGACCGTCTGGCGATAGACCGCAGCATCACGGGGCGGGCGCAGGAAGCGACGTTGAGCGGCGACGCGGATATTCGCGGCGGCCGCGCGATCATCGACATGTCCGCGCGCGTCCTGAACGGTGAGGATGCGTTGAACATCACGCTCGACAGCCGCCCGGATGACGACAAGTTCGACCTCGATGTCACGATGAACGCGCCCAAGGGCGGCGTGCTGGCGGTGATGGCGGGGTTGAAGCAGGACGCCAATCTGCGCGTCCATGGCAAAGGAAGCTGGACGCGTTGGGACGGACAGTTTGCCGGAACGCTGGACGCGCAGCCGGTGATCGCCCTCGACCTGACGGCGCGCAAGGGACGTTATAGCGCGAAAGGATCGATCGAGGGGCCTGCGCTCGCGGGCAATGGGCTTGTCGAGCGGTTGTCGACGCCGCGCCTGTCGGTGCGCGCGGAAGGCAGCATGGAAAATCGGGTGATCGACGGCACCCTATCGCTGCGGTCTGCCGCCATCGATCTGACCGCCGACGGCGCGATCGATCTGCGGAACAATGCGCTCGACAATCTGCTGGTGGACGTGAAGCTGTCGCGGCCCGAAGCCTTGCTCAGGAATATGCGTGGGCGTGATGTGGTGGCCCGCATTCGTCTCGACGGTCCCTTTGCCAGCCCCGGCTACGAATATCTGCTGACGGCAAAGCAGCTTGTCTTCGACAAGACGACGATCAGCGACGTGCGCGCCGATGGCAAGGGGCGCAAGGCGAAGAATGGCCCGGCGCTGATCCCCGTTCGCCTGCGGGCGCGGCGGCTGGACGGGCAGGGGGAGCTGGTCGAAGGCATTTTCCGCAACTTCGCGCTGGACGGGGTGCTGCAACTCAAGGGGCAGCAGATCATCAGCAATCCCATGGAGGTGCGCTCCGACCGGCTGCGCGGGCGGTTGCTGATGATGGCCGACCTTAAGACCGGACGCTATGATTTCGGGCTGGACGGACAGATCAACGGCCTGCTTATTCGTGGGCTCGGGGTGGTCGACCTGACGTCGAAGCTGCGCGCGGTGCCGGGGCCGAAAGGCGCGTTTTCCTTGAGCGGTCATGCGCTGGCGCGGATGCGGCGGCTGGACAACAGCTTCCTGCATTCGCTGGGCGGCGGGTTGCCGACGCTGCGGAGCGCACTGGCGCTGGGGCCGGATGGGCAACTGGCCCTTCATGATCTTGTCCTTCAATCGCCGCTGCTGTCGCTGAACGCGAACGGCTATCGCCGCCGCGACGGGACATTCCATTTCGAGGGCAGTGGACGACATGGCCAATATGGGCCGTTGCAACTGGTGCTGGATGGAAAGATCGACCGCCCCGCCGTGGACCTCGTGCTGCATCGTCCGATGGATGCGCTGGGCCTGAGTGAGGTGAAGGCGCGATTCGATCCCGATGACACGGGTTATATATTCACGGCAGAGGGCGGATCGACGCTGGGGCCGTTCACCGGCAATGGCGCGATCCTGCTGCCCCAAGGCGGACAGGCGATCGTGCGCGTGGCGCGGCTGGAGGTTTCAGGGGTGACGGCGAGCGGGGATATTCGCCCCGTGACCGGCGGGCTGGACGGGCAGCTCGCCGTCGTCGGTCCGGTGACCGGCACGGTCGGTTTCCGGCCAGTGAACGCTGTGCAGCAATTGCAGCTGCAACTGGCCGCCAACGGCGCGCATTTCGATGGGCCGACGGCCATTGCCGTGGGGCGCGGCAAGCTGGATGCGACCATATTGCTCGACCCGGACGGCACCTCCATCGATGCGACGGTGCAGGCGCAGGGATTGCGGGTTGGCGGCATATTGCTGGGCCGCATGGCGGGCACCGCGAAGCTGGTGGATGGCAAGGGCACGGTGCGCGGCAGCCTTTCGGGGCAGCGCGGCCGCTTGTTCGACCTTCAGGGCGAAGCGCAGGTCGCGCCGGACCGCATCCGCCTGTCGGCCAGCGGGACGATCGACCGCAAACCGATCCGGCTGACCCGCGCGGCTTTGCTGACGCGGACGCAGGAAGGCTGGCACCTGTCGCCCGCGACGATCCGCTATGCGGGGGGATCGCTGCAGCTTGCCGGTGATCTGGGTAGCGAATCCGTCGCGATAGAGGCGCGGATGCAGACGCTGCCGCTGTCGCTGCTGGATATCGCTTATGACGATCTGGGTCTTGGCGGCGTCGCTACGGGCACGCTGAGCTACGCCAAGCCGCGCGGCGGGATGGCGACGGGGAAGGTCGAACTGCGCGTCCGGGGGCTGTCGCGGTCGGGCCTGTCGCTCAGTTCCCGTCCGGTCGATGTCGGCGTCAATGCGGTCCTCAATCAGGACCGGCTGGCGACGCGGATGGTCTTTGTGTCGGAAGGGCGCACCATCGGCCGGGCACAGGCGTTGCTGACGCCGCTGGGCCGGGATGGCAGTCTGGTCGAGCGCCTGAACCGCGCGCCCTTTTTCGCCCAGCTCCGCTATAATGGAGCGGCCGATACGCTCTGGCGGCTGACCGGGGTGGAAATCGTCGATATTGTCGGGCCGGTGAACGTGACGGCGGATATTCGGGGCACGTTGGGCGAACCGGTGATCGCGGGAACGCTGGCCACGGACAATGTCGCGATCAACAGCCCGGTAACGGGGATGCGGTTGAGCGGCGTCAAGGCTCAGGGGCGTTTTTCCGGGGACCGGCTCGTCATTTCCAGTTTTGCCGCGACGGCGCGCAACGGCGGTTCGGTGACCGGCACCGGCTCCTTCACCTTCAAGGGCACGGCGGGCGTCGGCATGGACCTGGCGTTGCAGGCGGACAATGCGACGCTGCTGGAGCGCGACGATCTGGGCGCGACGGTGACGGGGCCGATCACGCTGCGGTCGGATGGAAGTGGCGGCACCATTGGAGGCAACCTCAAGCTCATCAAGAGCCGATTCACGCTGGGCCGGGCAGCCGCCGTCGCCCAGTTGCCGCAGCTCAAGGTGGTCGAGATCAACCGCCGGGGCGAAGAACTGGAGCGCCCGCGCGGCAATGCGCCATGGGCGCTGGCGATCAAGGCGCAGGCGCGCAACCGGCTGATGGTCACAGGCCTTGGGCTGGACAGCGAATGGCGGGCCAATCTGGACCTGGGCGGCACGGTGACCAATCCGGCGATTGCCGGCACGGCGCAACTGGTGCGCGGCGATTATGAATTTGCGGGCCGCCGCTTCGAACTGCGCGAAGGGCTGATCCAGTTCGATGGCCGCACGCCCGTCAATCCGACGCTGGATATCACGGCCGAGGCGGACGTCAGCGACCTGACGGCCTCCATCCATGTCGGGGGCACCGGGTTGTCGCCGGACATCAGCTTCACCAGCGTGCCCGCCCTGCCGCAGGATGAACTGCTGTCCCGCATCCTGTTCGGCACGTCGATCACAAACCTGTCCGCGCCCGAAGCGTTGCAGCTGGCGTCGGCGGTGGGATCCTTGCAGGGCCAGGGCGGCCTTGACCCCATCAACGCGGTACGCCGGGCCGCCGGGCTGGACCGTTTGCGGATCATCGCCGCCGATCCCACGCAGGGACAGGGCACGTCCATCGCGGCGGGCAAATATCTGACGCGCAAGACTTATGTGGAACTGATCACGGACGGGCAGGGCTATTCCGCGACGCGGATCGAATATCAGGTCACGCGATGGCTCTCGCTGCTGGGCGCCATTTCCACCTTGGGCCGCGAAAGCGCGAATGTCCGGGTCTCGAAGGATTATTGA
- a CDS encoding autotransporter assembly complex protein TamA, translating to MTNGLRTRCRFSGCPHAARLVLAPLLLAAPWAVHAQTAPAPAQDEAQPLDPMPDIGIDWPDMGQPDKVEPLPADPHAEAADADSESMAEAPVVEEPVEQNPVFTDAGEERRYSVKLNGVEGIADEQFNLRFKELSTLSQGERRRANLAQINRRLKEDRELLDQLLRAKGYYAARIRGSVSAPPPGSDRLAVQFDVVPGRQYLLSSVELTGLAETGAREPKLREAFPVKAGDPVDADRILAGRDSLSNALAENGFPFARIDEPEVRIDHEERKGDLDMAVAPGGYRTFGNIILNDNKLFDARHLQEIARFDPGDPYMASDVEDLRRAIVATGLVSTVTLKPRDAGDGEHVDLDVNVRSAPLRTIAGELGYGTGEGYRAEVSWQHRNLLPPEGAVTLRGVIGTQEQTASALYRRNNFHRRDNVLTGLLSISNIKRDAYDARTITVAGGLERQTNILFQKKWVWRIGAEVIASDEADFFSGGARRTFFIGAVPLSLTYDGSDDLLNPTKGFRLGGRLSPEVSFQSGTFGYARVQLDGSVYQPMGDRIVLAARTRLGTILGSTVDRIAPSRRFYAGGGASVRGYGYQKIGPRYGPDDDPVGGKSLAEFSLEARVRFGNFGVVPFVDAGNISTSFVPRFRDLRIGAGMGVRYYSSFGPIRVDVGTPINPQSGDPKIAVYVSLGQAF from the coding sequence ATGACCAACGGCTTGCGGACCCGATGCCGCTTTTCAGGCTGCCCGCATGCCGCACGGCTTGTCCTTGCGCCGTTGTTGCTGGCCGCGCCATGGGCCGTTCATGCCCAGACTGCGCCCGCGCCCGCGCAGGACGAAGCGCAGCCGCTCGACCCCATGCCCGACATCGGCATCGACTGGCCCGACATGGGACAGCCGGACAAGGTGGAGCCGCTCCCCGCCGACCCCCATGCAGAGGCCGCCGACGCCGATAGCGAGAGCATGGCGGAAGCGCCCGTGGTCGAAGAGCCGGTCGAGCAGAACCCCGTTTTCACCGATGCGGGGGAAGAGCGGCGCTACAGCGTGAAGCTGAACGGCGTGGAGGGGATCGCGGACGAGCAGTTCAATCTGCGTTTCAAGGAATTGTCGACCCTGTCGCAGGGCGAGCGCCGCCGGGCCAATCTGGCGCAGATCAACCGGCGGTTGAAGGAAGATCGCGAGCTGCTGGACCAGTTGCTGCGGGCCAAGGGCTATTATGCGGCGCGCATCCGCGGTTCAGTGTCGGCGCCGCCACCGGGGAGCGACAGGCTGGCGGTGCAGTTCGATGTCGTGCCGGGGAGGCAATATCTGTTGTCCTCGGTCGAGTTGACGGGGCTGGCAGAGACGGGTGCGCGGGAACCCAAATTGCGCGAGGCTTTTCCGGTCAAGGCGGGCGATCCGGTGGACGCGGACCGGATATTGGCGGGGCGCGATTCACTGTCCAATGCGCTGGCGGAAAATGGCTTCCCCTTCGCCAGGATCGACGAGCCGGAGGTGCGGATCGACCATGAGGAGCGCAAGGGCGATCTGGACATGGCCGTCGCGCCGGGCGGCTATCGCACTTTCGGCAATATCATCCTCAATGACAACAAGCTGTTCGATGCCCGGCACCTTCAGGAAATAGCACGTTTCGATCCGGGCGATCCCTATATGGCGTCGGATGTGGAGGATCTGCGGCGCGCCATCGTGGCGACCGGCCTTGTGTCCACCGTCACGCTGAAGCCCAGGGATGCGGGCGACGGCGAGCATGTCGACCTGGACGTGAATGTCCGTTCCGCGCCGCTTCGCACCATTGCGGGCGAACTGGGCTATGGCACGGGGGAGGGGTATCGCGCCGAGGTGAGCTGGCAGCATCGCAACCTGCTGCCGCCCGAAGGCGCGGTGACATTGCGGGGCGTGATCGGCACGCAGGAACAGACCGCGAGCGCCCTTTATCGCCGTAACAATTTCCATCGCCGCGACAATGTGCTGACCGGGCTGCTGTCGATCAGCAACATCAAGCGCGACGCCTATGATGCGCGCACCATCACCGTCGCGGGCGGGCTGGAGCGGCAGACGAACATCCTGTTCCAGAAGAAATGGGTGTGGCGCATCGGCGCGGAAGTGATCGCGTCGGACGAGGCGGATTTCTTCAGCGGCGGCGCGCGGCGAACCTTCTTCATCGGCGCGGTGCCCCTCAGCCTGACCTATGATGGCAGCGACGATCTGCTGAACCCGACCAAGGGGTTCCGGCTGGGGGGACGATTAAGCCCGGAAGTGTCGTTCCAGAGCGGCACGTTCGGCTATGCGCGGGTGCAACTGGACGGCAGCGTCTATCAGCCAATGGGCGATCGGATCGTGCTGGCGGCGCGCACGCGGCTTGGCACCATATTGGGGTCCACCGTGGACAGGATCGCCCCGTCGCGGCGCTTCTACGCGGGCGGCGGCGCGTCGGTGCGCGGCTATGGCTATCAGAAGATCGGGCCGCGTTATGGGCCGGACGATGATCCGGTGGGCGGCAAGAGCCTTGCCGAATTCTCGCTGGAGGCGCGGGTGCGCTTCGGCAATTTCGGGGTCGTGCCCTTTGTCGATGCGGGCAATATCTCGACCAGCTTCGTGCCACGCTTCCGCGACCTGCGGATCGGGGCGGGCATGGGCGTGCGTTATTATAGCAGCTTCGGGCCGATCCGCGTGGATGTCGGCACGCCGATCAACCCGCAGAGCGGCGATCCCAAGATCGCGGTCTATGTTTCGCTGGGGCAGGCCTTCTGA